The Agromyces atrinae genome window below encodes:
- a CDS encoding GntR family transcriptional regulator: MIIEIDPSSPKPPFEQLRSAVIAAVREGTLAPGAKLPPVRRLAEDLGLAANTVARAYRELEADGVVVTRGRNGTVIAETGDAAHQTLQRAATDYAATAARLGVDADEALAIVEAAMRAH, from the coding sequence GTGATCATTGAGATCGACCCCTCGTCGCCGAAACCGCCGTTCGAACAGCTGCGGTCGGCGGTCATCGCCGCGGTGCGCGAGGGCACACTCGCCCCGGGTGCGAAGCTGCCGCCGGTGCGTCGTCTCGCCGAGGATCTCGGCCTCGCAGCCAACACGGTCGCGCGCGCCTACCGCGAACTCGAGGCCGACGGCGTCGTCGTCACGCGCGGCCGGAACGGCACGGTCATCGCCGAGACGGGCGATGCCGCGCACCAGACCCTGCAGCGCGCCGCGACCGACTACGCGGCCACGGCAGCCCGCCTCGGGGTCGACGCCGATGAGGCTCTCGCGATCGTCGAAGCGGCGATGCGCGCCCACTAG
- a CDS encoding LysR family transcriptional regulator, with the protein MLDVRRLRLLVELDRRGTLAAVADALAYSPSSVSQQLALLEREAGVPLLEKTGRRVQLTPQAHVLVEHATAVLDLLEQAEADVARTLTAVSGVIRVAVFQSAAHAILPRALSDLRAAHPALRVEMVEREPDEGLVELSARDFDLVIAEQYPGHVRELRPDLDRVGLATDAMRLALPPLGVRTEVDAVQSLADAAQLPWVLEPVGTASRQWAVQLCRAAGFEPDVQFETADLTAHVRLIRSGNAVGLVPDLLWTGELPSVRVLDLPGSPRREIFTSTRRAAAGRPAVVACRAALAVAAQAAPGLTAAS; encoded by the coding sequence ATGCTCGACGTCCGCCGCTTGCGCCTTCTCGTCGAACTGGACCGACGCGGAACCCTCGCGGCCGTCGCCGATGCGCTCGCCTACAGCCCGTCATCCGTCTCGCAACAGCTCGCGCTCCTCGAGCGCGAGGCCGGGGTGCCTCTGCTCGAGAAGACCGGCCGTCGCGTGCAGCTCACACCGCAGGCGCACGTGCTCGTCGAGCACGCGACGGCGGTGCTCGATCTGCTCGAACAGGCCGAAGCGGATGTCGCTCGCACACTCACCGCGGTGAGCGGCGTCATCCGTGTCGCCGTCTTCCAGTCGGCAGCGCACGCGATCCTGCCGCGCGCCCTCAGCGACCTGCGCGCCGCTCATCCCGCGCTCCGCGTGGAGATGGTCGAGCGCGAGCCCGACGAAGGCCTCGTCGAACTCTCGGCGCGCGACTTCGATCTCGTGATCGCGGAGCAGTACCCGGGTCACGTGCGAGAGCTCCGACCCGACCTCGACCGGGTCGGACTCGCGACCGACGCGATGCGCCTCGCGTTGCCGCCGCTCGGCGTGCGCACCGAGGTCGATGCCGTTCAGTCCCTCGCCGATGCCGCGCAGCTGCCCTGGGTGCTCGAGCCGGTGGGAACGGCCTCGCGCCAGTGGGCCGTTCAGCTCTGCCGGGCCGCGGGCTTCGAACCCGATGTGCAGTTCGAGACCGCCGACCTCACGGCCCACGTGCGACTCATCCGATCGGGCAACGCCGTCGGTCTCGTGCCCGACCTGCTGTGGACGGGCGAGCTGCCGAGCGTGCGCGTGCTCGACCTGCCCGGTTCACCGCGCCGCGAGATCTTCACGTCGACGCGGCGCGCTGCGGCCGGCCGGCCGGCCGTCGTCGCCTGCCGTGCCGCTCTCGCGGTCGCCGCTCAGGCCGCGCCGGGCCTCACCGCCGCGTCGTGA
- a CDS encoding Lrp/AsnC family transcriptional regulator translates to MDNLDRSILDLLRQNARAGYGDIGSSVGLSASAVKRRVDRLVADGVIRSFTIQVDPTVDGMSTEAYVELFCRGTVAPDELQRILQGVPEVIYAGTVTGSADAIVHMRARDIASLEDALERVRIAPNVDHTRSAIVLSRLVHREHD, encoded by the coding sequence ATGGACAACCTCGATCGGTCGATTCTCGATCTCCTTCGGCAGAATGCCCGCGCCGGATACGGCGACATCGGGTCGTCGGTCGGCCTCTCGGCATCGGCCGTGAAACGTCGGGTCGACCGCTTGGTCGCCGACGGCGTCATCCGTTCGTTCACGATCCAGGTCGACCCCACGGTCGACGGCATGAGTACCGAGGCGTACGTCGAGCTCTTCTGCCGCGGAACGGTCGCCCCCGACGAACTGCAGCGCATCCTCCAGGGCGTGCCCGAGGTCATCTACGCCGGCACCGTGACGGGCTCGGCCGACGCAATCGTGCACATGCGGGCGCGCGACATCGCGAGCCTCGAAGACGCCCTCGAGCGCGTGCGCATCGCGCCGAACGTCGATCACACCCGCAGCGCGATCGTGCTCTCGCGCCTCGTGCACCGCGAGCACGACTGA
- the rocD gene encoding ornithine--oxo-acid transaminase, whose translation MSAQTTGALTAGSLTAGSLTAGSITTEAIELEEAHTAHNYHPLPIVVATGAGAWVTDVEGRRYLDCLAAYSAVNFGHGHPALIEAARSQLERITLTSRAFHNDRLGQFVTELAELCGKDMVLPMNTGAEAVESGIKVARAWGYRVKGVAPDAANIVVMAGNFHGRTISIVSFSDDPDARDGFGPFTPGFRTVPYGDAAAVADAIDENTVAVLVEPIQGEAGIIVPPASFLPDVRALCTEKNVLLIADEIQSGLGRVGATFACDLVDVVPDLYLLGKALGGGVVPVSAVVGNHDVLGVLTPGQHGSTFGGNPLAAAVGLEVVRLLATGEYQERGRVLGDHLRGRLDSLIGRGVVAVRGAGLWAGIDIDPELATGREVCERLMQRGVLAKDTHGSTIRLAPPLVVSEADLDGAVDALENVLADLAG comes from the coding sequence ATGAGCGCGCAGACGACCGGGGCTCTCACGGCGGGCTCGCTCACGGCGGGCTCGCTCACGGCGGGCTCGATCACGACCGAGGCGATCGAGCTCGAAGAGGCGCACACCGCCCACAACTACCACCCGCTTCCGATCGTCGTCGCGACGGGTGCGGGCGCGTGGGTGACGGATGTCGAAGGGCGACGCTACCTCGATTGCCTCGCCGCCTACTCGGCGGTGAACTTCGGACACGGTCATCCCGCCCTCATCGAAGCCGCGCGCTCCCAGCTCGAGCGCATCACGCTCACGAGCCGCGCGTTCCACAACGACCGTCTCGGTCAGTTCGTCACCGAGCTCGCCGAGCTGTGCGGCAAAGACATGGTGCTGCCGATGAACACGGGCGCCGAGGCCGTCGAGTCGGGCATCAAGGTCGCCCGCGCGTGGGGGTACCGCGTGAAGGGCGTCGCACCCGATGCGGCGAACATCGTCGTCATGGCCGGCAACTTCCACGGCCGCACGATCTCGATCGTGTCGTTCAGCGACGACCCCGACGCGCGCGACGGCTTCGGGCCGTTCACGCCGGGGTTCCGCACGGTTCCCTACGGCGATGCCGCGGCCGTCGCCGACGCGATCGACGAGAACACCGTCGCCGTGCTCGTCGAGCCGATCCAGGGCGAGGCCGGCATCATCGTGCCGCCCGCGTCGTTCCTGCCCGACGTGCGCGCGCTCTGCACCGAGAAGAACGTGCTGCTCATCGCCGACGAGATCCAGTCGGGGCTCGGCCGGGTCGGCGCGACGTTCGCGTGCGACCTCGTCGACGTCGTGCCCGACCTCTACCTGCTCGGCAAGGCGCTCGGCGGGGGAGTCGTGCCCGTGTCGGCCGTCGTCGGCAACCACGACGTGCTCGGCGTGCTCACTCCCGGGCAGCACGGATCGACGTTCGGCGGAAACCCGCTCGCCGCGGCCGTCGGCCTCGAGGTCGTGCGTCTGCTCGCGACGGGGGAGTACCAGGAGCGCGGGCGCGTGCTCGGAGATCACCTCCGCGGACGGCTCGACTCCCTCATCGGCCGCGGTGTCGTCGCCGTGCGCGGTGCCGGCCTCTGGGCGGGCATCGACATCGACCCCGAGCTCGCGACCGGCCGCGAGGTGTGCGAACGCCTCATGCAGCGCGGCGTGCTCGCGAAGGACACGCACGGTTCGACGATCCGACTCGCACCGCCCCTCGTCGTGTCGGAGGCCGACCTCGACGGCGCCGTCGACGCGCTTGAGAACGTGCTCGCCGACCTCGCGGGTTAG
- a CDS encoding proline dehydrogenase family protein gives MQNVDTDLTGESVALVKRWLQASAEFPSEVSAERLAGVLKDPNGLAFTVGFVDGVMRPEDLHVAGRALAHVARRTPKFLPWYLRAAIRLGGALGPVIPWIVVPIARRVLREMVGHLVLDASPAKLGPAIAHLREGGDRLNLNLLGEAVLGEKEAARRLAGTRAFLARDDVDYVSIKVSSVVSQLSMWAFDEAVERIAETLTPLYELAAASPTPKFINLDMEEYRDLDLTIAVFRRLLDQPKLQKLEAGIVLQAYLPDALGALNELTEWATARRAAGGSSIKVRLVKGANLAMEHVDAAIHGWPVATYGTKQDSDTNYKRVLHAALRPERIDAVTIGVAGHNLFDVAYAWLLAKRNGVEKGIDFEMLLGMATGQAEAVKRDVGQLLLYTPVVNPAEFDVAIAYLIRRLEENASSENFMSAVFELADDRGLFEREKARFLSSVQALDETVPSPNRTQNRLDPEQLTAAPRGLDDLAPGADPELTAAVLGLTRGSAGVLRPSFVNEPDTDPALPANREWGRNILARVADSTLGTDTIDAARIDSADKLDSLVASVADRGRQWGELPGAERAAVLHRAGLALAANRDRLIEVMASETGKTIGEADPEVSEAIDFAHYYAERARELDRVQGAVFVPAALTVVTPPWNFPVAIPAGSVLSALAAGSGVIIKPAPQARRSGAVMVEALWEAGVPRELLALVDVDESDLGKRLIAHPRVDRVILTGAYETAKLFRSFRPDLPLLAETSGKNAIIVTPSADLDLAAADVARSAFGHAGQKCSAASLVILVGSVARSKRFLGQLADATRSMRVGYPEDAASQVGPVIEPASGKLLSALTELGIGEKWLVEPRRLDDTGRLWSPGIKTGVAPGSYFHLTEFFGPVLGIMHAATLEEAIRFQNAVDYGLTAGLHSLDSDELDEWLGTVQAGNLYVNRGITGAIVERQPFGGWKRSSVGAGAKAGGPNYLFGLGSWVPESGRSSSTLHLRGLDRRVSELIEFAQPALGYEEFDTLRRAALSDALAWREEFGQVKDAAGLGVERNLFRYRPAELTLRFSDDATLVDALRLIAAGLLSRADFSVSTAIELPRGVQTVLDAREVPIRRESDAQWLSRAARGALDATRVRLVGGSERALYDALGGSPDVAVWSHPVTASGRVEMLPFVREQAISITNHRFGNPTDLSDDVI, from the coding sequence ATGCAGAACGTCGACACCGATCTCACCGGCGAATCCGTCGCGCTCGTGAAGCGGTGGCTCCAGGCGAGCGCCGAATTCCCGAGCGAAGTCAGCGCCGAGCGGCTGGCCGGTGTGCTGAAGGATCCGAACGGGCTCGCCTTCACCGTCGGGTTCGTCGACGGCGTCATGCGCCCCGAAGACCTGCACGTCGCCGGGCGCGCTCTCGCGCACGTCGCGCGTCGTACCCCGAAGTTCCTGCCGTGGTACCTGCGGGCCGCCATCCGTCTCGGAGGAGCGCTCGGCCCCGTCATCCCCTGGATCGTCGTGCCCATCGCGCGCCGCGTGCTGCGCGAGATGGTCGGCCACCTCGTGCTCGACGCGAGCCCCGCGAAGCTCGGCCCCGCGATCGCGCACCTGCGCGAAGGCGGCGACCGCCTGAACCTCAACCTGCTCGGCGAGGCCGTGCTCGGCGAGAAGGAAGCCGCACGACGCCTCGCCGGAACGCGCGCGTTCCTCGCTCGTGACGACGTCGACTACGTCTCGATCAAGGTCTCGAGCGTCGTCAGCCAGCTCTCGATGTGGGCGTTCGACGAGGCCGTCGAGCGCATCGCCGAGACCCTCACCCCGCTGTACGAACTCGCCGCCGCGAGCCCCACGCCGAAGTTCATCAACCTCGACATGGAGGAGTACCGCGACCTCGACCTGACGATCGCGGTCTTCCGGCGTCTGCTCGACCAGCCGAAACTGCAGAAGCTCGAGGCGGGCATCGTGCTGCAGGCGTACCTGCCCGACGCGCTCGGAGCGCTCAACGAGCTCACCGAGTGGGCGACCGCTCGCCGCGCGGCCGGCGGCTCCTCGATCAAGGTGCGACTCGTCAAGGGCGCGAACCTCGCCATGGAGCACGTCGACGCCGCGATCCACGGATGGCCCGTCGCGACGTACGGCACGAAGCAGGACAGCGACACCAACTACAAGCGCGTGCTGCACGCGGCCCTGCGCCCCGAGCGCATCGACGCCGTGACGATCGGCGTCGCCGGCCACAACCTCTTCGACGTCGCCTACGCGTGGCTGCTCGCGAAGCGGAACGGCGTCGAGAAGGGCATCGACTTCGAGATGCTGCTCGGCATGGCGACCGGTCAGGCCGAAGCCGTCAAGCGCGACGTCGGGCAGCTCCTCCTCTACACGCCCGTCGTGAATCCTGCCGAGTTCGACGTCGCGATCGCGTACCTCATCCGCCGCCTCGAAGAGAACGCGTCGAGCGAGAACTTCATGTCGGCCGTCTTCGAACTCGCCGACGACCGCGGGCTCTTCGAGCGCGAGAAGGCACGCTTCCTCTCATCGGTGCAGGCGCTCGACGAGACCGTGCCCAGCCCGAACCGCACGCAGAACCGACTCGACCCCGAGCAGCTCACGGCGGCACCCCGCGGTCTCGACGACCTCGCGCCCGGCGCCGACCCCGAGCTCACCGCTGCCGTGCTCGGCCTCACGCGCGGCTCGGCGGGCGTGCTGCGCCCCTCCTTCGTCAACGAGCCCGACACCGACCCCGCACTCCCCGCGAACCGCGAGTGGGGGCGGAACATCCTCGCCCGGGTCGCCGACTCGACGCTCGGCACCGACACGATCGACGCTGCGCGTATCGACTCGGCCGACAAGCTCGACTCGCTCGTGGCATCCGTCGCCGACCGCGGTCGGCAGTGGGGCGAGCTGCCCGGAGCCGAGCGCGCCGCCGTGCTGCACCGCGCGGGCCTCGCTCTCGCCGCCAACCGCGACCGCCTCATCGAGGTCATGGCCTCCGAGACGGGCAAGACGATCGGCGAGGCCGACCCCGAGGTGAGTGAGGCGATCGACTTCGCCCACTACTACGCCGAGCGCGCCCGCGAACTCGACCGCGTGCAAGGCGCCGTCTTCGTGCCCGCGGCACTGACCGTCGTCACGCCGCCGTGGAACTTCCCCGTCGCGATCCCGGCGGGCTCCGTGCTCTCGGCGCTCGCCGCGGGCTCGGGCGTCATCATCAAGCCCGCGCCGCAGGCCCGTCGCTCGGGTGCCGTCATGGTCGAGGCGCTCTGGGAGGCCGGCGTTCCGCGTGAACTGCTCGCCCTCGTCGACGTCGACGAGTCCGACCTCGGGAAGCGCCTCATCGCCCACCCGCGCGTCGACCGCGTCATCCTCACCGGCGCCTACGAGACGGCCAAGCTCTTCCGTTCGTTCCGGCCCGACCTGCCGCTCCTCGCCGAGACGAGCGGCAAGAACGCGATCATCGTCACGCCGTCGGCCGACCTCGACCTCGCCGCGGCGGATGTCGCACGAAGCGCCTTCGGTCACGCCGGGCAGAAGTGCTCGGCGGCCTCCCTCGTCATCCTCGTCGGTTCGGTCGCGCGCTCGAAGCGCTTCCTCGGGCAGCTCGCCGACGCGACGCGTTCGATGCGCGTCGGCTACCCCGAGGATGCCGCGAGCCAGGTGGGCCCCGTCATCGAACCGGCCTCAGGCAAGCTGCTCTCGGCGCTCACCGAACTCGGCATCGGCGAGAAGTGGCTCGTCGAACCGCGTCGCCTCGATGACACCGGGCGGCTGTGGTCGCCGGGCATCAAGACGGGCGTCGCGCCGGGCTCGTACTTCCACCTCACCGAGTTCTTCGGGCCCGTGCTCGGCATCATGCACGCGGCGACGCTCGAGGAGGCGATCCGGTTCCAGAACGCCGTCGACTACGGGCTCACCGCGGGGCTGCACTCGCTCGACTCCGATGAGCTCGACGAGTGGCTCGGCACGGTGCAGGCCGGAAACCTCTACGTCAACCGCGGCATCACGGGCGCCATCGTCGAGCGTCAGCCCTTCGGCGGCTGGAAGCGGTCGTCGGTCGGCGCGGGCGCCAAGGCCGGCGGCCCCAACTACCTCTTCGGCCTCGGCTCGTGGGTGCCCGAGTCGGGTCGCTCGTCGTCGACGCTGCACCTGCGCGGGCTCGACCGCCGCGTCTCCGAGCTCATCGAGTTCGCCCAGCCCGCGCTCGGGTACGAGGAGTTCGACACGCTGCGCCGGGCCGCCCTCTCGGACGCCCTCGCGTGGCGCGAGGAGTTCGGTCAGGTGAAGGATGCCGCGGGCCTCGGAGTCGAGCGGAACCTCTTCCGTTACCGGCCGGCCGAGCTGACGCTGCGCTTCAGCGACGACGCGACGCTCGTCGATGCGCTGCGCCTCATCGCGGCGGGGCTGCTGTCGCGCGCCGACTTCTCGGTGTCGACGGCGATCGAGCTGCCGCGCGGCGTTCAGACCGTGCTCGACGCGCGCGAGGTGCCGATCCGCCGCGAGAGCGACGCCCAGTGGCTCTCGCGCGCGGCCCGTGGAGCGCTCGACGCGACGCGCGTGCGCCTCGTCGGCGGTTCGGAACGCGCCCTGTACGACGCCCTCGGCGGCTCGCCGGATGTCGCCGTCTGGTCGCACCCCGTGACCGCGTCGGGCCGCGTCGAGATGCTCCCGTTCGTGCGCGAGCAGGCGATCTCGATCACGAACCACCGCTTCGGTAACCCGACGGATCTCTCCGACGACGTCATCTGA
- the ddaH gene encoding dimethylargininase has protein sequence MTLIDPHTLPARPTRTATTRSVLMCRPEHFTVVYRINPWMDPALPTDTSLAVRQWQTLYDAYIALGYDVQLIDPVEGLPDMVYAANGGFVIDGIAYGASFTYPERQPEGPAYMDWFRSAGFDVRVPVEINEGEGDFLLVGDTILAGTGFRSDSRSHQEIAGIFGREVVTLNLVNPSFYHLDTAVAVLDGTPGQEHIAYLPSAFDEPSLAILRERYPDAIIVTETDAAVLGLNSFSDGYNIVIASRAVDFERQLREHGYNPIGVDLSELLLGGGGVKCCTLELRR, from the coding sequence ATGACGCTCATCGACCCGCACACCCTTCCCGCTCGGCCCACACGCACCGCGACGACACGTTCGGTGCTCATGTGCCGGCCCGAGCACTTCACCGTCGTCTACCGGATCAACCCGTGGATGGACCCGGCGCTGCCGACCGACACGAGCCTCGCCGTGCGCCAGTGGCAGACGCTCTACGACGCGTACATCGCGCTCGGCTACGACGTGCAGCTCATCGACCCGGTCGAGGGCCTGCCCGACATGGTCTACGCCGCGAACGGCGGGTTCGTCATCGACGGCATCGCCTACGGCGCGAGCTTCACCTACCCCGAGCGTCAGCCCGAGGGCCCCGCGTACATGGACTGGTTCCGAAGCGCCGGTTTCGACGTGCGCGTGCCCGTCGAGATCAACGAGGGCGAAGGCGACTTCCTGCTCGTCGGCGACACGATCCTCGCGGGCACGGGCTTCCGCAGCGACTCGCGCTCGCACCAGGAGATCGCCGGCATCTTCGGCCGCGAGGTCGTCACCCTGAACCTCGTGAACCCGAGCTTCTACCACCTCGACACCGCGGTCGCCGTGCTCGACGGAACCCCCGGTCAGGAGCACATCGCCTACCTGCCGAGCGCGTTCGACGAGCCCTCGCTCGCGATCCTGCGCGAGCGTTACCCCGACGCGATCATCGTGACCGAGACGGATGCCGCCGTGCTCGGACTCAACTCGTTCAGCGACGGGTACAACATCGTCATCGCCTCGCGCGCCGTCGACTTCGAACGGCAACTCCGCGAACACGGGTACAACCCGATCGGGGTCGACCTCTCCGAGCTGCTGCTCGGCGGCGGCGGAGTGAAGTGCTGCACGCTGGAGCTCCGCCGATGA
- a CDS encoding SLC13 family permease, whose translation MRIALIGGVLFLVGLVAIATGALPLPAVGELAERVVPILVFVVAITIVAELAAEAGVFRALAEWLADVARGRGWLLWVLVVVLATLSTVFLSLDTTAVLLTPIVIALAQHARISPIPLALTTVWLANTGSLLLPVSNLTNLLAAHELGGMTPLAFAAITWAPALVAVVVPAAVIFATRPRQIVARYTPEHATPVADRTLFLISAIVVALLIPAFVSGVEVWIPASIAAVILIGVFAVRKRSVLEFRLVPWQLVVFAGGLFLVMEAAHSIGATDVLAAVAGTGRSPLDLLQLAGAGATSANLINNLPAYLALEPFAGDPVRLVALLIGVNAGAIITPWGSLATLLWHERLVAMGVEISWVKFMLLGLVAAPLTVVAAVLALSLTA comes from the coding sequence GTGCGCATCGCCCTCATCGGCGGCGTCCTCTTCCTGGTCGGGCTCGTCGCGATCGCGACGGGCGCCCTTCCCCTTCCCGCGGTCGGCGAGCTCGCCGAGCGCGTCGTGCCGATCCTCGTCTTCGTCGTCGCGATCACGATCGTCGCCGAGTTGGCGGCCGAGGCGGGCGTGTTCCGCGCCCTCGCCGAATGGCTGGCGGATGTCGCGCGCGGGCGAGGCTGGCTGCTGTGGGTACTCGTCGTGGTGCTCGCGACGCTCTCGACGGTGTTCCTCTCGCTCGACACGACGGCGGTGCTCCTCACGCCCATCGTCATCGCTCTCGCCCAGCACGCGCGCATCTCGCCGATCCCCCTCGCCCTGACGACCGTGTGGCTCGCGAACACGGGGTCGTTGCTCCTGCCCGTGTCGAACCTCACCAACCTGCTCGCGGCGCACGAACTCGGCGGCATGACCCCGCTCGCGTTTGCGGCGATCACGTGGGCGCCCGCACTCGTCGCGGTCGTCGTGCCGGCGGCGGTGATCTTCGCGACGCGTCCCCGTCAGATCGTCGCGCGATACACGCCGGAGCATGCGACGCCCGTGGCCGACCGCACCCTGTTCCTGATCTCGGCGATCGTCGTCGCGTTGCTCATCCCGGCATTCGTCAGCGGGGTCGAGGTCTGGATCCCGGCGAGCATCGCCGCCGTCATCCTCATCGGAGTGTTCGCCGTGCGGAAGCGCTCGGTGCTCGAGTTCCGGCTCGTGCCGTGGCAGCTCGTCGTCTTCGCGGGCGGCCTCTTCCTCGTGATGGAGGCCGCGCACTCCATCGGGGCGACCGATGTGCTCGCGGCCGTCGCGGGCACGGGGCGCTCACCGCTCGACCTGCTGCAGCTTGCGGGAGCCGGGGCGACGAGCGCGAACCTCATCAACAACCTGCCCGCCTACCTCGCGCTCGAGCCGTTCGCGGGCGACCCCGTGCGACTCGTCGCGCTGCTCATCGGAGTCAATGCCGGCGCCATCATCACACCGTGGGGCTCGCTCGCGACGCTGCTCTGGCACGAACGCCTCGTCGCGATGGGCGTCGAGATCTCGTGGGTGAAGTTCATGCTGCTCGGCCTCGTCGCCGCCCCGCTGACGGTCGTCGCCGCCGTGCTCGCCCTCTCGCTGACCGCCTGA
- a CDS encoding LLM class F420-dependent oxidoreductase: MPLLDTPVRLGVQIQPQHANYTQIRDAVLRAEDLGVDIAFNWDHFYPLYGDPEGEHFESWTLLAAWAEQTERIEFGALVNCNSYRNADLQADMARTIDHISAKGGEGRFIFGTGSGWFERDYEEYGYEFGTAGSRLNDLADAMPRIEARWAKLNPAPTRHIPVLIGGGGERKTLKIVARHADIWHSFTPVENLAHKLGVIEKWADEVGRDTSNLIISNELGKKETAEADALFDGGVRLFTIGVGGPDYDFTELERWIAWRDAKNS, encoded by the coding sequence ATGCCTCTTCTCGATACTCCGGTGCGCCTCGGCGTCCAGATCCAGCCGCAGCACGCCAACTACACCCAGATCCGCGACGCAGTGCTGCGCGCGGAAGACCTCGGCGTCGACATCGCCTTCAACTGGGACCACTTCTACCCCCTCTACGGCGACCCCGAGGGCGAGCACTTCGAGTCGTGGACCCTCCTCGCCGCGTGGGCCGAGCAGACCGAGCGCATCGAGTTCGGTGCCCTCGTGAACTGCAACAGCTACCGCAACGCCGACCTCCAGGCCGACATGGCCCGCACGATCGACCACATCAGCGCCAAGGGCGGCGAGGGCCGCTTCATCTTCGGAACCGGTTCGGGCTGGTTCGAGCGCGACTACGAGGAGTACGGCTACGAGTTCGGCACCGCCGGCTCGCGCCTCAACGACCTCGCCGACGCGATGCCGCGCATCGAGGCCCGCTGGGCGAAGCTCAACCCCGCTCCCACGCGGCACATTCCCGTGCTCATCGGCGGCGGCGGCGAGAGGAAGACGCTCAAGATCGTCGCGCGTCACGCCGACATCTGGCACAGCTTCACGCCCGTCGAGAACCTCGCCCACAAGCTCGGGGTCATCGAGAAGTGGGCCGACGAGGTCGGTCGCGACACGTCGAACCTCATCATCTCGAACGAGCTCGGCAAGAAGGAGACCGCCGAGGCCGACGCCCTCTTCGACGGCGGCGTGCGTCTCTTCACGATCGGCGTCGGCGGCCCCGACTACGACTTCACCGAGCTCGAGCGCTGGATCGCCTGGCGCGACGCCAAGAACAGCTGA